A genomic stretch from Thermodesulfobacteriota bacterium includes:
- a CDS encoding cupin domain-containing protein — MTMTAKPSVKKMRDVPVEKVSAGTSVSRQVLIGPGEGPNFAMRRFIMEPGGGIPAHTNTVEHEQFVLGGSARIGIGDEVFEVGQGDVLFIPAGVPHWYEVTGDESFEFLCMVPNLDDTISLVESK; from the coding sequence ATGACCATGACCGCGAAACCGTCCGTAAAGAAGATGAGAGACGTGCCCGTCGAGAAGGTAAGCGCCGGGACGTCCGTCTCGCGCCAGGTGCTCATCGGCCCGGGCGAAGGCCCGAATTTCGCCATGAGGCGCTTCATAATGGAGCCCGGGGGCGGCATCCCCGCCCATACGAACACCGTGGAGCACGAGCAGTTCGTCCTCGGGGGCAGCGCCAGGATAGGCATCGGCGACGAAGTCTTCGAGGTCGGCCAGGGCGACGTCCTCTTCATCCCCGCCGGAGTGCCCCACTGGTACGAGGTCACGGGCGACGAGAGCTTCGAATTCCTCTGCATGGTCCCGAACCTCGACGACACGATAAGCCTCGTCGAGTCCAAATAA
- the gyrB gene encoding DNA topoisomerase (ATP-hydrolyzing) subunit B — protein sequence MEVKPDSETKARPRQNDSYTAEQIKVLPGLEAVRKRPDMYIGDTSSRGFHHLVFEVLDNSVDEALAGFCNKINITIHVDESVTIEDNGRGIPVDKHAETGKSAAEVVMTMLHAGGKFEGKVYQVSGGLHGVGVTVVNALSEYLNLEIRRDGKVWYQKYERGQAVSELKESGTTERTGTKIRFKPDQTIFEVKEFSYDTLAHRIRELAFLNKGLVFELTDERTGKNQEFYYKGGIIAFVEELNRNKKPLHPEPIYVTGEKDDIIVEAALQYNDSYTETVYSYANNINNIEGGTHLTGFRGALTRTVNKYAEDKGLLKNAKVSLSGDDAREGLVAIISVKLPDPKFEGQTKTKLGNTEVKGIVETLLNDKLGTFFEENPSVARKVIEKAVDAARAREAARKARELTRRKSALESGSLPGKLADCQERDPALCELFIVEGESAGGSAKQARSRYNQAVLPLRGKILNVEKARFDKMLSNEEIRTLITVLGTGVGSDDFDIAKLRYHKIILMTDADVDGSHIRTLLLTFFYRQFGAILDHGHLYVAQPPLYRVKRGKEERYLKDDHEYVNYFLEHGTDGVVLNISENGNGSREIKGSRLFDIIKRSIAYGNALERAGKWGRDSRIVEAFASREGFRKSLLKHERESDLDTHLQAIKEWLEKRYPEITGLDWELLDDPEHDSSRISYTFKESGRNRTTVIDFDFLDSPEFGEIRNIYESIKAVGDPPYGVSDNGNSVDLPNLAAVTEYILSRGKKGMSIQRYKGLGEMNPEQLWETTMNPETRVLKQVKIEDAFESDKIFTILMGDEVEPRKEFIETNALNVSNLDV from the coding sequence TTGGAAGTAAAGCCAGACTCAGAAACGAAGGCCCGGCCCAGGCAAAACGATTCCTACACGGCCGAGCAGATTAAAGTCCTTCCCGGGCTCGAAGCGGTCAGAAAACGCCCCGATATGTACATCGGCGACACCAGCTCGAGGGGGTTTCACCACCTCGTGTTCGAGGTCCTCGACAACAGCGTCGACGAGGCCCTCGCCGGGTTCTGCAACAAGATAAACATAACTATTCACGTCGACGAAAGCGTCACTATTGAAGACAACGGGAGGGGTATACCCGTAGACAAGCACGCCGAAACGGGCAAGTCCGCCGCCGAGGTCGTCATGACGATGCTCCACGCGGGGGGTAAATTCGAGGGCAAGGTATACCAGGTCTCGGGCGGTCTCCACGGCGTCGGCGTCACGGTCGTGAACGCCCTTTCCGAATATCTCAACCTCGAAATCAGGCGGGACGGCAAGGTCTGGTACCAGAAATACGAGCGAGGTCAGGCCGTTTCCGAGCTAAAAGAGTCCGGCACGACGGAGCGGACGGGCACGAAGATCCGGTTCAAGCCCGACCAGACTATCTTCGAGGTAAAGGAGTTCAGCTACGACACGCTCGCCCACAGGATAAGGGAGCTCGCGTTCCTCAACAAGGGCCTCGTGTTCGAGCTCACGGACGAGAGAACGGGCAAGAACCAGGAATTTTACTACAAGGGCGGCATAATCGCCTTCGTCGAGGAGCTCAACAGGAACAAAAAGCCGCTCCACCCCGAGCCCATATACGTAACGGGAGAAAAGGACGACATCATCGTCGAGGCGGCGCTTCAATATAACGACAGCTACACCGAAACGGTTTACTCCTACGCAAACAACATCAACAACATCGAGGGCGGAACGCACCTCACGGGCTTCAGGGGCGCCCTTACCAGGACGGTAAACAAGTACGCCGAAGACAAGGGCCTCCTCAAGAACGCCAAGGTCTCGCTGAGCGGCGACGACGCGAGGGAGGGGCTGGTGGCGATAATAAGCGTAAAGCTCCCCGACCCCAAGTTCGAAGGCCAGACGAAGACCAAGCTCGGCAACACCGAGGTCAAGGGGATCGTGGAAACACTCCTCAACGACAAGCTGGGGACTTTCTTCGAAGAGAACCCCTCGGTCGCGAGAAAGGTAATCGAAAAGGCCGTGGACGCCGCGAGGGCGCGCGAGGCCGCAAGGAAGGCGAGGGAGCTCACCAGGCGTAAAAGCGCCCTCGAATCGGGGTCCCTCCCCGGCAAGCTGGCCGACTGCCAGGAAAGAGACCCGGCCCTCTGCGAGCTCTTCATAGTCGAGGGCGAATCCGCGGGCGGCTCGGCCAAGCAGGCGAGGTCCCGGTATAACCAGGCGGTCCTTCCGCTCCGGGGCAAGATCCTCAACGTCGAAAAGGCCCGCTTCGACAAGATGCTCAGCAACGAGGAAATAAGGACGCTCATAACCGTCCTCGGCACGGGCGTCGGCAGCGACGACTTCGACATCGCGAAGCTCAGGTACCACAAGATAATCCTCATGACGGACGCCGACGTGGACGGCTCTCACATAAGGACGCTGCTGCTTACCTTCTTCTACAGGCAGTTCGGCGCGATCCTCGACCACGGCCACCTCTACGTCGCCCAGCCCCCTCTCTACAGGGTAAAGAGGGGCAAGGAAGAGAGGTACCTCAAGGACGATCACGAATACGTGAACTACTTCCTCGAGCACGGCACGGACGGCGTCGTTCTCAACATATCCGAAAACGGCAACGGCTCCCGCGAAATAAAAGGCTCACGGCTCTTCGACATAATAAAGCGGTCCATTGCCTACGGAAACGCCCTCGAAAGGGCGGGGAAGTGGGGCAGGGACTCCCGCATAGTCGAGGCCTTCGCCTCGAGGGAAGGCTTCAGGAAGAGCCTCCTCAAGCACGAAAGGGAGTCCGATCTCGACACACACCTTCAGGCCATAAAGGAATGGCTCGAAAAGCGCTATCCGGAAATCACGGGCCTCGACTGGGAGCTTCTCGACGACCCCGAGCACGATTCCTCACGCATCTCTTACACGTTCAAGGAAAGCGGCAGGAACAGGACGACCGTAATCGACTTCGACTTCCTCGACTCCCCGGAATTCGGCGAGATAAGGAACATCTACGAGTCCATAAAGGCCGTCGGCGACCCGCCCTACGGCGTAAGCGACAACGGCAATTCGGTCGACCTCCCGAACCTCGCCGCTGTCACGGAATACATCCTCTCCCGCGGGAAGAAGGGTATGTCCATACAGCGCTACAAGGGCCTCGGCGAGATGAACCCCGAGCAGCTCTGGGAAACGACCATGAACCCCGAGACGCGCGTCTTAAAGCAGGTCAAGATAGAGGACGCGTTCGAGTCCGACAAGATTTTCACGATCCTCATGGGCGACGAGGTCGAGCCCCGTAAGGAGTTCATCGAAACGAACGCCCTCAACGTGAGCAACCTGGACGTATGA
- the dcd gene encoding dCTP deaminase, with product MGVKSDGWIRKMAREHGMIEPFVDGQVREGAISYGLSAYGYDIRVSDEFKVFTNVFNSVVDPKNFDDKSFVEIKADHCMIPPNSFALARTVEYFRIPRSTITLCVGKSTYARCGIIVNVTPFEPEWEGFVTLEISNTTPLPAKIYANEGIAQVLFFEADEMCEVSYADKKGKYQKQVGITPPKV from the coding sequence ATGGGAGTAAAGTCCGACGGATGGATAAGGAAAATGGCCAGGGAGCACGGCATGATAGAGCCTTTCGTCGACGGCCAGGTCAGGGAGGGAGCGATATCCTACGGCCTTTCTGCGTACGGCTACGATATACGCGTGAGCGACGAGTTCAAGGTCTTCACCAACGTCTTTAACTCCGTAGTCGACCCCAAGAACTTCGACGACAAGTCCTTCGTCGAGATCAAGGCCGATCACTGCATGATCCCGCCCAACTCCTTCGCGCTCGCAAGGACGGTCGAGTACTTCAGGATACCCCGGAGCACCATAACCCTCTGCGTCGGCAAGTCCACTTACGCCCGCTGCGGCATAATCGTGAACGTAACCCCGTTCGAGCCCGAGTGGGAGGGCTTCGTCACCCTCGAAATCTCGAACACGACCCCTCTCCCCGCGAAAATCTACGCGAACGAGGGCATCGCGCAGGTCCTTTTCTTCGAGGCCGACGAGATGTGCGAAGTCTCCTACGCCGACAAAAAAGGCAAGTATCAGAAGCAGGTCGGCATAACGCCCCCCAAGGTTTGA
- the pheS gene encoding phenylalanine--tRNA ligase subunit alpha, which produces MIEKLDELKKQAREELGAVSDEAALQNLKARFLGKKGAITEILKGMKDLSPEERPKMGQLVNEAKTFVEELVESRLDSIREEKKNRSLGEERIDVTLPGKGLPVGARHPVTQVMEEIVSIFERMGFEVAEGPEVETDYYNFEALNIPKNHPARDMQDTFYISDDVVLRTHTSPVQIRIMEKLKPPVKIIAPGRVYRNDSDVSHTPMFHQIEGLLVDECVTFGDLKGVLTEFVRLVFGEGIGVRFRPSFFPFTEPSAEMDMQCMICGGEGCRVCKDTGWLEILGCGMVDPEVFKSVGYDSSKYSGFAFGMGIERITMLKFGINDIRLFFENDVRFLRQFA; this is translated from the coding sequence ATGATCGAAAAGCTCGACGAACTCAAAAAACAGGCGCGTGAAGAGCTCGGCGCGGTATCCGACGAGGCCGCGCTCCAGAACTTAAAAGCCAGGTTCCTCGGGAAGAAGGGCGCCATAACCGAAATCCTGAAGGGCATGAAGGACCTCTCGCCCGAAGAGCGCCCGAAGATGGGGCAGCTCGTAAACGAGGCGAAAACCTTCGTCGAGGAGCTCGTCGAGTCGAGGCTCGATTCCATACGCGAGGAAAAGAAGAACCGCTCGCTCGGGGAGGAGAGAATCGACGTCACGCTGCCCGGAAAGGGCCTCCCCGTGGGGGCCAGGCATCCCGTGACGCAGGTCATGGAGGAGATAGTCTCCATATTCGAGAGGATGGGATTCGAGGTCGCCGAAGGGCCCGAGGTCGAGACGGACTACTACAACTTCGAGGCACTCAATATTCCCAAAAACCATCCTGCACGGGACATGCAGGATACGTTCTACATATCCGACGACGTAGTCCTCAGGACGCACACATCCCCCGTACAGATACGCATCATGGAAAAACTGAAACCCCCCGTGAAGATTATCGCGCCCGGGAGGGTCTACAGGAACGATAGCGACGTCTCGCACACGCCGATGTTCCACCAGATTGAAGGGCTTTTGGTGGACGAGTGCGTCACGTTCGGCGACCTGAAAGGCGTGCTCACCGAGTTCGTCAGGCTCGTATTCGGCGAGGGCATAGGCGTCAGGTTCCGCCCGAGCTTCTTCCCTTTCACCGAGCCCAGCGCCGAAATGGACATGCAGTGCATGATATGCGGCGGCGAGGGGTGCCGCGTGTGTAAGGACACCGGCTGGCTCGAAATCCTCGGCTGCGGCATGGTCGACCCCGAGGTCTTCAAGAGCGTCGGCTACGATTCGTCCAAGTACTCGGGCTTTGCGTTCGGCATGGGCATAGAGCGCATAACCATGCTCAAGTTCGGCATAAACGACATACGCCTCTTCTTCGAGAACGACGTCCGCTTCCTCCGGCAGTTCGCCTGA
- a CDS encoding DUF456 domain-containing protein produces the protein MDYVVFGLFILASLIGLAALPFGLPGTFIILGTSLLYAWYGGFEEITLRIIVILVILVLVGELIEFLLGIAGSKKYKSSNRAIIGSILGAIAGGITGAPFFFGIGAVAGAFVGAFAGAIAVELLLGKSLNESVQSGWGAFLGRVAGTISKGAIAVAMIVITVAAVTG, from the coding sequence ATGGATTACGTCGTATTCGGGCTCTTTATCCTGGCGTCGCTCATAGGCCTCGCCGCGCTTCCGTTCGGCCTCCCCGGGACGTTTATAATCCTGGGCACTTCGCTCCTATACGCCTGGTACGGCGGGTTCGAGGAGATCACGCTCAGGATAATCGTAATCCTCGTCATACTCGTTCTCGTTGGCGAGCTTATAGAATTCCTCCTCGGAATAGCCGGCTCGAAGAAATACAAGTCGAGTAACAGGGCCATAATCGGCTCCATACTGGGCGCCATAGCCGGCGGAATAACGGGGGCCCCGTTTTTCTTCGGTATCGGTGCGGTAGCGGGGGCTTTCGTCGGGGCCTTCGCGGGGGCGATAGCCGTAGAGCTTCTACTGGGAAAGAGCCTCAACGAGTCCGTACAATCCGGCTGGGGGGCCTTCCTCGGCAGGGTGGCGGGCACGATCTCGAAGGGCGCGATAGCCGTGGCGATGATCGTGATAACCGTCGCGGCTGTTACGGGCTGA
- a CDS encoding amino acid permease, whose translation MTGSLFKRKSIDRIAKEADDEQRGLKRVLGPLDLASLGIGIIIGAGIFVVTGQAAAQYAGPALSLSFVLSGIGCVFAGLCYAEMASMIPVSGSAYTYSYATMGQFIAWIIGWDLILEYLFASSTVAVGWSGYMVSFLKDFGIIVPELVAKAPLSFDHVHGWGFTGAALNLPAVFIVLATTAVLVAGIRESSAANSIIVVVKLAVLLVFIGVGISYINIDNWDPFIPPNDGTFGHFGWSGILRGAGVIFFAYIGFDAVSTAAQETKNPQRNVPIGILGSLAVATLLYISVSLVLTGVVKYDLLHVPDPIAVAVDFMGEGLYWLRPLIKIGAIAGLTSVVMVLLFGQTRIFYSMSRDRMLPHKFAEVHTKFRTPVFATALTGVVAAFFAGIFPIGILGELVSIGTLLAFVIVCAGVLVLRYREPGLERPFKAPLFPFVPIMGILVSLVQMAALPMDTWLRLIIWMAAGFLIYFLYARKRAVV comes from the coding sequence ATGACAGGGAGCCTTTTTAAAAGGAAAAGCATTGACCGGATAGCGAAAGAAGCGGACGACGAGCAGCGCGGATTAAAACGCGTGCTCGGTCCGCTCGATCTGGCCAGCCTCGGCATAGGCATCATAATAGGCGCCGGTATCTTCGTCGTTACGGGCCAGGCCGCGGCGCAGTACGCCGGGCCGGCCCTTTCCCTTTCGTTCGTGCTCTCCGGGATAGGCTGCGTCTTCGCGGGGCTCTGCTATGCCGAAATGGCATCGATGATCCCCGTTTCAGGAAGCGCCTACACATATTCCTACGCCACGATGGGTCAGTTCATCGCCTGGATCATAGGGTGGGACCTGATCCTCGAATACCTCTTCGCAAGCTCCACAGTCGCCGTGGGGTGGTCGGGCTACATGGTCAGCTTCCTCAAGGACTTCGGCATCATCGTCCCCGAGCTAGTGGCGAAGGCCCCGCTTTCGTTCGACCACGTACACGGCTGGGGCTTTACCGGGGCAGCGCTCAATCTCCCGGCGGTTTTCATCGTCCTCGCCACGACGGCGGTGCTCGTGGCCGGGATACGCGAATCGTCGGCCGCCAACAGCATCATAGTCGTCGTGAAGCTCGCGGTCCTTCTCGTGTTCATAGGCGTCGGAATTTCCTACATCAACATCGACAACTGGGACCCGTTCATACCGCCCAACGACGGGACGTTCGGCCACTTCGGCTGGAGCGGCATACTTCGCGGCGCGGGCGTGATATTCTTCGCCTACATAGGCTTCGACGCCGTTTCCACGGCGGCGCAGGAAACCAAAAACCCCCAGCGTAATGTCCCCATAGGCATACTCGGGTCGCTCGCCGTCGCGACGCTCCTTTACATCTCCGTGTCCCTCGTGCTCACGGGCGTCGTCAAGTACGACCTCCTCCACGTTCCGGACCCCATAGCCGTAGCCGTCGATTTCATGGGCGAGGGGCTCTACTGGCTCCGGCCGCTCATCAAGATCGGCGCCATAGCGGGCCTCACCTCCGTCGTCATGGTGCTCCTTTTCGGGCAGACGAGGATATTCTATTCGATGTCACGGGACAGGATGCTGCCGCATAAGTTCGCCGAGGTTCATACGAAGTTCAGAACCCCTGTCTTCGCGACGGCGCTTACGGGCGTCGTGGCGGCCTTCTTCGCGGGCATCTTCCCTATAGGCATCCTCGGCGAGCTCGTGTCGATAGGCACTCTCCTCGCCTTCGTGATAGTGTGCGCGGGGGTGCTGGTGCTAAGGTATAGAGAACCCGGCCTCGAAAGACCCTTCAAAGCCCCCCTCTTTCCCTTCGTTCCCATAATGGGAATCCTCGTCAGCCTGGTTCAAATGGCCGCACTTCCGATGGACACGTGGCTCCGGCTCATCATATGGATGGCGGCGGGATTCCTTATCTATTTCCTCTATGCCAGGAAGCGCGCCGTCGTCTGA
- a CDS encoding sodium-translocating pyrophosphatase, which yields MEISSHTLIVVVLIISLISLAFAGYLAKYVLGSDTGTPAMREISDAIKEGAEAFLKRQYSTIIMLSLVLAVLMYAVYRFLAGDATLAWQTTVAFLFGAGCSALAGYIGMWISIRSNIRTASAVRTSLDKALRISFRGGAVSGITIVAMSLLGVGILFVLYGGYSESAEVIKRVPFLIVGYGFGASFVALFAQLGGGIYTKAADVGADLVGKVEVGIPEDDPRNPAVIADLVGDNVGDCAGRGADLFESTAAENIGAMILGVALFPHFGIKGILFPLVARAFGLIASMVGIGMVKLKSETEDPMGALNRGYYVTSLLAAVGFYIATYFLLDNNHWLFAAGVIGIATSIAFVFITQYYTEYKYRPVKFIAEASQTGPATNIISGLAIGLECTALPVLAISAALIASYYCGVNGLAQFPDISTNSAGLYGTAIATMGMLGTAAYILAMDTFGPITDNAGGIVEMSKQPEEIRHKTDQLDAVGNTTKALTKGYAIGSAALAAFLLFSAYMDEVTHITGTLFDSVDLAKVQVFVGGLLGAMLIFLFSALAIRAVARAAYYVISDVRAQFKENPGILEGTSKPNYARCVDIVTKGALKEMIPPGILAIGMPIAVGLIFKQFGVGAETIAAFLMVGTIGGILLATFMNNGGGAWDNAKKFVELGSYGGKGSETHKATVVGDTVGDPFKDTAGPSIHVLIKLLATITLVLAPLFI from the coding sequence ATGGAGATTAGCAGCCATACATTAATCGTGGTTGTGTTGATTATCAGCTTGATTTCCCTTGCCTTTGCCGGCTACCTGGCCAAGTACGTGCTCGGCTCGGATACGGGCACCCCGGCGATGAGGGAGATAAGCGACGCAATCAAGGAGGGCGCCGAGGCGTTCCTCAAAAGGCAGTACTCGACGATCATCATGCTCAGCCTGGTGCTGGCTGTGCTTATGTACGCAGTCTACAGGTTCCTCGCGGGCGACGCGACGCTCGCATGGCAGACGACGGTGGCGTTTCTCTTCGGCGCGGGCTGCTCCGCGCTGGCGGGCTACATAGGCATGTGGATATCCATAAGGTCCAACATCCGTACCGCAAGCGCCGTAAGGACGAGCCTCGACAAAGCGCTCAGGATATCCTTCAGGGGAGGGGCGGTCTCCGGTATCACGATCGTCGCGATGAGCCTCCTCGGCGTCGGTATTCTCTTCGTCCTCTACGGCGGCTACAGCGAGAGCGCCGAAGTGATAAAGAGGGTGCCGTTCCTCATAGTCGGATACGGCTTCGGAGCGAGCTTCGTCGCCCTCTTTGCACAGCTCGGCGGCGGTATCTACACCAAGGCGGCCGACGTCGGCGCCGACCTCGTCGGCAAGGTCGAAGTCGGAATACCGGAAGACGACCCCAGAAACCCGGCGGTCATAGCCGACCTCGTCGGCGACAACGTCGGCGACTGCGCGGGCCGCGGAGCCGACCTCTTCGAATCCACCGCAGCCGAGAACATCGGCGCCATGATACTCGGAGTGGCCCTCTTCCCGCACTTCGGCATAAAAGGCATACTCTTCCCGCTCGTCGCCAGGGCGTTCGGCCTCATAGCCAGCATGGTCGGCATCGGGATGGTAAAGCTCAAGAGCGAGACCGAGGACCCGATGGGCGCTCTCAACCGCGGCTACTATGTAACGAGCCTTCTCGCCGCCGTCGGTTTTTATATCGCGACCTACTTCCTGCTCGACAACAACCACTGGCTGTTCGCGGCCGGCGTCATAGGCATCGCGACCAGTATAGCCTTCGTATTCATCACACAGTACTACACCGAGTACAAGTACCGCCCGGTGAAGTTCATCGCCGAGGCCTCGCAGACGGGCCCCGCGACGAACATCATCTCCGGTCTCGCCATCGGTCTCGAGTGTACGGCGCTTCCGGTGCTTGCCATATCGGCGGCCCTTATCGCCTCGTATTACTGCGGCGTTAACGGCCTCGCGCAGTTCCCGGATATTTCCACGAACAGCGCCGGTCTCTACGGTACGGCTATCGCGACGATGGGTATGCTCGGCACGGCCGCATACATCCTCGCGATGGACACCTTCGGCCCGATAACGGACAACGCGGGCGGCATCGTCGAGATGAGTAAGCAGCCCGAGGAGATCAGGCACAAGACCGACCAGCTCGACGCCGTCGGCAACACGACCAAGGCCCTCACGAAGGGATACGCCATCGGCTCGGCCGCGCTCGCCGCGTTCCTCCTCTTCTCGGCATACATGGACGAGGTAACGCACATCACGGGCACGCTGTTCGACTCCGTAGACCTCGCGAAGGTGCAGGTATTCGTCGGCGGTCTCCTCGGCGCGATGCTCATATTCCTCTTCAGCGCTCTCGCGATAAGGGCTGTCGCCCGCGCCGCGTACTACGTCATAAGCGACGTGCGCGCGCAGTTCAAGGAGAACCCCGGGATACTCGAGGGGACTTCCAAGCCGAACTACGCACGCTGCGTAGACATCGTAACCAAGGGCGCACTCAAGGAAATGATTCCCCCGGGTATTCTCGCAATCGGCATGCCGATTGCGGTCGGTCTCATATTCAAGCAGTTCGGGGTCGGCGCCGAAACCATCGCCGCGTTCCTTATGGTCGGCACGATAGGCGGCATCCTGCTCGCAACGTTCATGAACAACGGCGGCGGTGCGTGGGACAACGCCAAGAAGTTCGTCGAGCTCGGCTCCTACGGCGGCAAAGGGTCCGAAACACACAAGGCCACAGTCGTCGGTGACACCGTCGGCGACCCGTTCAAGGACACGGCCGGGCCGTCGATTCACGTTCTCATAAAGCTCCTCGCGACCATTACGCTTGTATTAGCGCCGTTATTCATCTAA
- a CDS encoding carbon starvation protein A: MHAMPLVVGALCVMVIFYRYYHGFIAAKVAALDDSRKTPAYTMYDGQNYYPTNKWVLFGHHFAAITGAGPLIGPVLAAQFGVLPGYLWILVGVVLAGAVHDFIIFVASVRHGGKSLAEIAKSEISTVTGFVASIAVLFILVVALAGLGLAVVNALAESSWGVFTIGSTVPIAFFMGLYMYRLRKGRIVEATFIGVVLLILAVFFGKDVANSSFAHYFTLSKTNITLIILGYGFIASILPVWLLLCPRDYLSSFMKIGTIAFLAIGIIIVNPELKMPIVTDYIKGGGPIIPGAMFPFVFITIACGAISGFHALVASGTSPKMVSRESDIKSIGFIAMLIEGFIAILALIAATALFPGDYFAINVPDPIFQTLGHPIVNLEHLSHQVGENLAGRTGGAVSLAVGMAQVFTALPGMGHLMDYWYHFAIMFEALFILTTIDTGTRVARFMIQEFGGRFYKPFEKVDHLPSAIMASALISVAWGYFVLTGSISTIWPMFGTANQVLAGIALCVGTTYIIRLGKAKYAWVTMAPMAFVMATTLSAAWMNIVDNFLPMTKKEGMAHQGYVNIAFTAVMMLCAIIIIIDSVRVWIKKLYIERGRTPLGDEGAVRD; this comes from the coding sequence ATACACGCCATGCCCCTCGTCGTGGGCGCGCTCTGCGTGATGGTTATTTTTTACCGTTACTATCACGGCTTCATAGCGGCCAAGGTCGCGGCACTCGACGATTCGAGAAAGACGCCCGCTTATACGATGTACGACGGGCAGAATTACTACCCGACGAACAAGTGGGTTCTGTTCGGGCACCATTTCGCCGCCATTACCGGGGCGGGGCCTCTCATCGGCCCCGTGCTGGCGGCGCAGTTCGGCGTCCTGCCCGGGTATTTGTGGATACTCGTAGGGGTCGTCCTGGCGGGCGCTGTTCACGATTTCATAATATTCGTGGCCTCTGTGAGGCACGGGGGCAAATCCCTGGCCGAGATAGCGAAGTCCGAGATAAGCACGGTTACGGGTTTTGTCGCCTCCATAGCCGTTCTTTTCATCCTGGTCGTCGCGCTTGCGGGGCTCGGGCTTGCGGTCGTGAACGCCCTCGCCGAAAGCTCGTGGGGTGTTTTCACCATAGGCAGCACGGTGCCCATAGCGTTCTTCATGGGCCTTTACATGTACAGGCTCCGGAAGGGCCGTATAGTGGAGGCGACGTTTATAGGAGTGGTGCTGCTAATCCTTGCCGTATTCTTCGGCAAAGACGTCGCAAATTCCTCCTTCGCCCATTATTTTACGCTCTCCAAAACGAACATCACGCTCATCATACTCGGATACGGGTTCATAGCCTCGATACTGCCCGTGTGGCTCCTTCTGTGTCCGAGGGACTATCTGAGCTCGTTTATGAAGATAGGCACCATAGCCTTTCTGGCGATAGGCATCATCATCGTAAACCCCGAGCTCAAGATGCCGATAGTGACCGATTACATCAAGGGCGGCGGGCCGATAATCCCCGGGGCGATGTTCCCCTTCGTTTTCATAACGATAGCCTGCGGCGCGATTTCGGGATTCCACGCGCTCGTGGCGTCGGGGACCTCGCCGAAGATGGTGTCCAGGGAGTCGGATATAAAGTCGATAGGGTTTATCGCGATGCTCATAGAAGGGTTCATAGCCATACTGGCGCTCATAGCGGCCACGGCGCTTTTCCCCGGCGACTACTTCGCGATTAACGTGCCGGACCCGATATTCCAGACGCTCGGGCACCCGATCGTAAACCTGGAGCACCTGTCTCACCAGGTCGGCGAGAATCTCGCGGGCAGAACCGGCGGCGCAGTGTCGCTGGCGGTGGGTATGGCGCAGGTATTCACCGCCCTTCCCGGGATGGGGCACCTCATGGATTACTGGTACCACTTCGCCATAATGTTCGAGGCGTTATTCATATTGACGACCATAGACACGGGGACGAGGGTCGCGCGCTTCATGATCCAGGAATTCGGCGGGAGGTTCTATAAACCCTTCGAGAAGGTGGACCATCTCCCCTCTGCGATAATGGCGAGCGCGCTCATTTCCGTGGCGTGGGGGTATTTCGTCCTCACGGGCAGCATAAGCACGATATGGCCCATGTTCGGGACGGCGAACCAGGTGCTGGCAGGCATAGCGCTATGCGTCGGGACGACCTATATCATCAGGCTCGGGAAGGCGAAGTACGCCTGGGTTACGATGGCGCCGATGGCGTTCGTCATGGCCACGACGCTCTCGGCGGCGTGGATGAACATAGTGGACAATTTTCTCCCCATGACGAAGAAGGAGGGAATGGCGCATCAGGGATACGTGAACATCGCGTTTACGGCGGTAATGATGCTGTGCGCGATCATAATAATAATCGACTCCGTTCGGGTATGGATAAAGAAGCTCTACATCGAGAGGGGCCGGACGCCGCTCGGGGACGAAGGGGCCGTACGTGACTAA